A stretch of the Equus quagga isolate Etosha38 chromosome 9, UCLA_HA_Equagga_1.0, whole genome shotgun sequence genome encodes the following:
- the FBXL7 gene encoding F-box/LRR-repeat protein 7, with translation MGANNGKQYGSEGKGSSSISSDVSSSTDHTPTQAQKNVATSEDSDLSMRTLSTPSPALICPPNLPGFQNGKGSSTSSSSITGETVAMVHSPPPTRLTHPLIRLASRPQKEQASIERLPDHSMVQIFSFLPTNQLCRCARVCRRWYNLAWDPRLWRTIRLTGETINVDRALKVLTRRLCQDTPNVCLMLETVTVSGCRRLTDRGLYTIAQCCPELRRLEVSGCYNISNEAVFDVVSLCPNLEHLDVSGCSKVTCISLTREASIKLSPLHGKQISIRYLDMTDCFVLEDEGLHTIAAHCTQLTHLYLRRCVRLTDEGLRYLMIYCTSIKELSVSDCRFVSDFGLREIAKLESRLRYLSIAHCGRVTDVGIRYVAKYCSKLRYLNARGCEGITDHGVEYLAKNCTKLKSLDIGKCPLVSDTGLECLALNCFNLKRLSLKSCESITGQGLQIVAANCFDLQMLNVQDCEVSVEALRFVKRHCKRCVIEHTNPAFF, from the exons ACTCCGACCTGAGCATGCGCACACTGAGCACGCCCAGCCCAGCCTTGATATGTCCACCGAACCTGCCCGGATTTCAGAATGGAAAGGGCTcgtccacctcctcctcctccatcaccGGGGAGACAGTGGCCATGGTCCACTCCCCGCCCCCGACCCGCCTCACCCACCCGCTCATCCGGCTCGCCTCCAGACCCCAGAAAGAGCAGGCCAGCATAGAGCGGCTCCCGGACCACTCCATGGTCCAGatcttctccttcctgcccaccAACCAACTGTGCCGCTGCGCCCGCGTGTGCCGCCGCTGGTACAACCTGGCCTGGGACCCGCGGCTCTGGAGGACTATCCGCCTGACGGGCGAGACCATCAACGTGGACCGCGCCCTCAAGGTGCTGACCCGCAGACTCTGTCAGGACACACCCAACGTCTGTCTCATGCTGGAAACCGTAACTGTCAGTGGCTGCAGGCGGCTCACGGACCGAGGGCTTTACACCATTGCCCAGTGCTGCCCGGAACTGAGGCGACTGGAAGTCTCGGGCTGTTACAATATCTCCAACGAGGCCGTCTTCGACGTGGTGTCCCTGTGTCCCAACCTGGAGCATTTGGATGTGTCAG GGTGCTCCAAAGTGACCTGCATCAGCTTGACCCGGGAGGCCTCCATTAAACTGTCCCCCTTGCATGGCAAACAGATTTCCATCCGCTACCTGGACATGACGGACTGCTTCGTGCTGGAGGACGAGGGCCTGCACACCATCGCGGCGCACTGCACGCAGCTGACCCACCTGTACCTGCGCCGCTGCGTCCGCCTCACCGACGAGGGCCTCCGCTACCTGATGATCTACTGCACCTCCATCAAGGAGCTGAGCGTCAGCGACTGCCGCTTCGTCAGCGACTTCGGCCTGCGAGAGATCGCCAAACTGGAGTCCCGCCTGCGGTACCTCAGCATCGCCCACTGCGGTCGGGTCACCGACGTGGGCATCCGCTATGTCGCCAAGTACTGCAGCAAGCTGCGCTACCTCAACGCGAGGGGCTGCGAGGGCATCACGGACCACGGCGTGGAGTACCTCGCCAAGAACTGCACGAAACTCAAGTCTTTGGACATCGGCAAATGCCCTTTGGTCTCCGACACGGGCCTGGAGTGCCTGGCCCTGAACTGCTTCAATCTCAAGCGGCTCAGCCTCAAGTCCTGCGAGAGCATCACCGGCCAAGGCTTGCAGATCGTGGCGGCCAACTGCTTCGACCTCCAGATGCTGAATGTCCAGGACTGCGAGGTGTCCGTGGAGGCCCTGCGGTTTGTGAAACGCCACTGCAAGCGCTGTGTCATCGAGCACACCAACCCTGCCTTCTTCTGA